Sequence from the Streptomyces peucetius genome:
CCGGCCGGGCCGGAGCCGATGACGATGACGTTGCGGATCTCGTTCTCGGCGGTGACTTCGGTCTCGGCGGTCACTTCGCAGCCTCCGGGGCGATCTCTTCGACGAGTCCTTCGACGAGCTTCCTGATCTCGTCGCGGATGGGGCGTACGGCCGCGACGCCCTGGCCGGCCGGGTCGTCCAGCTTCCAATCCAGGTAGCGCTTGCCGGGAAAGACGGGGCAGGTGTCGCCGCAGCCCATGGTGATGCAGACGTCCGAGGCCTTCACGGCGTCGACGGTCAGGATCTTCGGGGTCTCGGCGGACATGTCGATGCCCACCTCGCGCATCGCCTCGACGGCCGCCGGGTTCACGGAGTCGGCGGGGGCGGAGCCGGCCGAGCGGACCTCGACACGTTCCCCGGCCAGGTGGGTCAGCCACGCGGCGGCCATCTGGGAGCGGCCGGCGTTGTGGACACAGACGAACAGCACGGACGGCTTGTCGGACATCGAGATCTCTCTTGCTCCGCTTCGAGGTCGGACCCGATTGGCATCAGCATCCGGTGGTGTCAGCCACCACTGATGTGAGAGTATCAGTACATGATGACGTCAGTCGACACTGAACTGATCCGGGTTCTGGGCGACCCGCTCAGGCTCCGGATCGTGACCCTGCTCGCCCGCGAGACGCTGTGCACCAGTCACCTCGTCGAGGAGACGGGTGCGCGGCAGACCAACCTCTCCAACCACCTGAGAGTGCTGCGGGAGGCCGGGATCGTCGAGACCGAGCCGTGTGGCCGCTTCACCTACTACAAGCTGCGGCCCGACGTCATCGCGCAGCTTGCCGACCAGTTCGCCGCGCTGGCCGCCACCGCGCGCACCGCCGCAGAGAACAAGAGGGCCTGTCCGTGACCCGCACCGAAGCACCCGCGACCACCGCCGCAGAAGAATCGTCGGTCGTCGCGAAGCTCTCGACGCTCGACCGCTTCCTCGCCGTCTGGATCCTGATCGCCATGGGGCTCGGCCTCGGGCTCGGCCGGCTGATCCCCGGCCTGAACGACGCTCTCGCGCGCGTCGAGATCGGCGGCATCTCGCTGCCGATCGCCGTCGGTCTGCTGATCATGATGTACCCGGTGCTGGCCAAGGTCCGCTACGACAGACTCGACGCCGTCACCGGTGACCGCAGGCTCATGGTCTCCTCGCTGGTCGTCAACTGGGTCCTCGGGCCGGCGGTGATGTTCGCGCTGGCCTGGATCTTCCTGCCGGACCTGCCCGAGTACCGGACCGGCCTGATCATCGTCGGTCTCGCCCGCTGCATCGCCATGGTCATCATCTGGAACGACCTGGCCTGCGGCGACCGTGAGGCCGCCGCCGTCCTGGTCGCGCTCAACAGCGTCTTCCAGGTGATCATGTTCGGCGTCCTCGGCTGGTTCTACCTGGACCTGCTGCCCGGCTGGCTCGGCCTCGGAGAGGGCGAATCGCTGGACATCTCCATGTGGAAGATCGCCCTCAACGTCGTCATCTTCCTCGGCGTCCCGCTCCTCGCCGGCTTCCTCACCCGCCGCATCGGTGAGCGGAAGCTGGGCCGTGAGTCCTACGAGCGGCAGTTCCTGCCGAAGATCGGCCCCTGGGCGCTCTACGGACTGCTGTTCACGATCGTCATCCTCTTCGCGCTGCAAGGGAAGACGATCACCTCGCAGCCGCTCGACGTCGCCCGCATCGCCGTGCCGCTGCTGGTCTACTTCGCGGTCATGTGGTTCGGCACCTTCCTGCTCGGCAAGGTGATCGGCCTGAACTACGAGCGCACGACCACGCTGGCGTTCACCGCCGCGGGCAACAACTTCGAGCTCGCGATCGCCGTCGCCATCGCCACCTTCGGGGTGACCAGCGGCCAGGCCCTGTCCGGCGTCGTCGGCCCGCTTATCGAGGTCCCGGTGCTGGTCGCCCTCGTGTACGTCTCGCTCGCCTGGCGGCGGAAGTTCGCCACGTCGTGAGACCCGACACGGACGTGGTGGTGATCGGCGGCGGCCAGTCCGGGCTCGCCGCCGGTTACCACCTGCGCCGTCTCGGCGTGGACTTCGTCGTCCTCGACGCACAGTCCGCGCCGGGCGGCGCCTGGCAGCACACCTGGGACTCGCTGCGTCTGTTCTCCCCGGCCGCGTACTCGTCCCTGCCCGGCCGCCTGATGCCGCCCCAGCCGGGGGAGGCGTACCCGGACGCGCCGCACGTCGTGGACTACCTCGCCGACTACGAGAAGCGGTACGAACTCCCGGTCGTGCGTGGCGAGTCCGTCCGGGCCGTCCGCCCCGACGGGCGGTTCCTCCGTGTCGAGACCGACGCGGGCGCCTGGCGCGCGCGGGCGGTCGTCAGCGCCACCGGCAGCTGGTCACGCCCCTTCGTGCCCGCCCTGCCGGGCGCGCAAGCGTTCCGCGGCCGCCTGCTGCACACCGTGGACTACCGGGGCGCGTCCGCATTCGCGGGGCAGCGCGTGATCGTCGTCGGCGGCGGGAACTCCGGCGCCCAGATCGCCGCGGACCTGGCGTACGACACCGACCTCACCTGGGCCACCCGGCGCGAGCCCCGCTTCCTGGCGGACGACATCGACGGACGCGTCCTGTTCGACGTGGCCACCGCCCGCCGCCGTGCCCTGGACGAGGGCAGGACCGACAGCGGGGGTGTCGCCTCGCTCGGCGACATCGTCGCCGTACCGCCCGTGCGGGAGGCGCGCGACGCGGGGCTGCTGAAGGCGTCCCCGATGTTCGCGCGCCTCACCGCGACCGGTGTCGCGTGGGCGGACGGCACGACGGCCGAGGCCGACGCGGTGATCTGGTGCACGGGCTTCCGTCCCGCCCTGTCCCACCTCGCGCCTCTGGGGCTGCGCGGGCTCCGCGGGCACATCCCGACCACCGGCACCCGTGCCGTCGGCGAGCCCCGTCTCCACCTGTTCGGCTACGGCGACTGGACGGGTCCCGCGTCCGCGACCCTCATCGGAGTCGGGCGTCCCGCCCGCGACGCGGCCCGGGAGATCGCCGCCCTGCTTCAGGAGAGTTGACGGGG
This genomic interval carries:
- a CDS encoding ArsR/SmtB family transcription factor; its protein translation is MMTSVDTELIRVLGDPLRLRIVTLLARETLCTSHLVEETGARQTNLSNHLRVLREAGIVETEPCGRFTYYKLRPDVIAQLADQFAALAATARTAAENKRACP
- a CDS encoding arsenate reductase ArsC, with translation MSDKPSVLFVCVHNAGRSQMAAAWLTHLAGERVEVRSAGSAPADSVNPAAVEAMREVGIDMSAETPKILTVDAVKASDVCITMGCGDTCPVFPGKRYLDWKLDDPAGQGVAAVRPIRDEIRKLVEGLVEEIAPEAAK
- the arsB gene encoding ACR3 family arsenite efflux transporter, translating into MTRTEAPATTAAEESSVVAKLSTLDRFLAVWILIAMGLGLGLGRLIPGLNDALARVEIGGISLPIAVGLLIMMYPVLAKVRYDRLDAVTGDRRLMVSSLVVNWVLGPAVMFALAWIFLPDLPEYRTGLIIVGLARCIAMVIIWNDLACGDREAAAVLVALNSVFQVIMFGVLGWFYLDLLPGWLGLGEGESLDISMWKIALNVVIFLGVPLLAGFLTRRIGERKLGRESYERQFLPKIGPWALYGLLFTIVILFALQGKTITSQPLDVARIAVPLLVYFAVMWFGTFLLGKVIGLNYERTTTLAFTAAGNNFELAIAVAIATFGVTSGQALSGVVGPLIEVPVLVALVYVSLAWRRKFATS
- a CDS encoding ArsO family NAD(P)H-dependent flavin-containing monooxygenase; this translates as MRPDTDVVVIGGGQSGLAAGYHLRRLGVDFVVLDAQSAPGGAWQHTWDSLRLFSPAAYSSLPGRLMPPQPGEAYPDAPHVVDYLADYEKRYELPVVRGESVRAVRPDGRFLRVETDAGAWRARAVVSATGSWSRPFVPALPGAQAFRGRLLHTVDYRGASAFAGQRVIVVGGGNSGAQIAADLAYDTDLTWATRREPRFLADDIDGRVLFDVATARRRALDEGRTDSGGVASLGDIVAVPPVREARDAGLLKASPMFARLTATGVAWADGTTAEADAVIWCTGFRPALSHLAPLGLRGLRGHIPTTGTRAVGEPRLHLFGYGDWTGPASATLIGVGRPARDAAREIAALLQES